From Brachyspira pilosicoli, a single genomic window includes:
- a CDS encoding carboxymuconolactone decarboxylase family protein, whose translation MKKTLKTILSLSILIIVFSCIANSQSKGESLTMTEKAKTKYNELLKRDASLTKPNDPDLESIFNNFVYGEVYNHGTLDPKLRELVTLVSLTASQGTDMIKPHVETALNIGVSPIEIKEALYQCSPYVGFPRVFAALEKANEVFKEKNISLPIESQSTVTEGTRFDKGLETQVSIFGDAILAAHSNAAPNQKHIQNFLSANCFGDFYTRKGLDLKTRELLTFIMIISLGGAEPQATAHANANIKMGNSKDMMLEAVTQCLPYIGYPRTLNAITIINNIE comes from the coding sequence ATGAAAAAAACTTTAAAAACTATTTTATCTTTATCTATTCTAATAATAGTATTTTCATGCATAGCAAATTCACAAAGTAAAGGAGAAAGTTTAACTATGACAGAAAAAGCAAAAACTAAATACAATGAATTACTCAAAAGAGATGCCAGCTTAACTAAACCTAATGACCCAGATTTAGAAAGCATATTTAATAATTTTGTTTATGGAGAAGTTTATAATCATGGAACATTGGATCCTAAATTAAGAGAGCTTGTAACATTAGTTTCTCTAACAGCATCACAAGGCACTGATATGATAAAACCTCATGTAGAAACAGCTTTGAATATTGGAGTTAGTCCTATAGAGATAAAAGAAGCATTATATCAATGTTCGCCTTATGTAGGATTTCCGAGGGTATTTGCTGCATTAGAAAAAGCAAATGAAGTTTTTAAAGAAAAAAATATTTCACTTCCTATAGAATCTCAATCAACAGTTACAGAAGGTACAAGATTTGATAAGGGGTTAGAAACACAGGTAAGCATATTCGGAGATGCGATACTTGCTGCACATTCAAATGCCGCACCTAATCAAAAGCATATACAGAATTTTTTATCGGCTAATTGTTTTGGGGATTTTTACACAAGAAAAGGTTTAGATTTAAAAACAAGAGAGTTATTGACATTTATAATGATAATATCTTTAGGCGGAGCAGAACCTCAAGCGACAGCACATGCGAATGCAAATATTAAGATGGGAAACAGTAAAGATATGATGCTTGAAGCAGTAACACAATGTTTGCCTTATATAGGCTACCCAAGAACCTTGAACGCCATAACAATAATTAATAATATAGAATAA
- a CDS encoding flavodoxin: MMKIIKTMLMSLLISSTLLIGGLNAQSSKTLIVYFSWGGNTRTAANMIKNLTQADMFEIKTVEPYPSSYNDTVNQARKEQNDDFLPKLSANINNLSSYDTIILCYPNWWGTIPQAVKQLLLTHDFSGKKIAPLCTHGGSRMGRSVTDIKKLCANSTILEGLSVSGESVNSSENNIKTWLQNINIL, from the coding sequence ATGATGAAAATAATTAAAACAATGTTAATGTCATTGCTTATTTCAAGTACATTATTAATCGGAGGCTTAAACGCTCAAAGCTCAAAAACTTTAATAGTATATTTCTCTTGGGGCGGAAATACCAGAACCGCTGCCAATATGATTAAAAACCTCACTCAAGCAGATATGTTTGAAATAAAAACCGTTGAACCATATCCAAGTTCTTATAATGATACTGTAAATCAGGCAAGAAAAGAACAAAATGATGATTTTTTACCAAAGTTGAGTGCTAATATAAATAATTTGTCAAGCTACGACACTATAATATTATGTTACCCTAATTGGTGGGGCACTATTCCGCAGGCAGTAAAACAATTATTATTAACTCATGATTTCAGCGGTAAAAAAATTGCTCCTTTATGTACTCATGGCGGAAGCAGAATGGGAAGAAGCGTTACTGATATAAAAAAATTATGTGCTAATTCTACTATATTAGAGGGTTTGAGTGTATCTGGAGAAAGCGTTAATAGCTCAGAAAATAATATAAAAACATGGCTTCAAAATATTAATATACTATAA
- a CDS encoding alpha/beta fold hydrolase, translating to MKKFLLVFSIILLSISCNNSNDMQNKIIIDKQGSFTFGGKVLSANGEFEKDTLFPSSNGQTYHSDHGYAFYQIPVNAKKYPIVFLHGGGQSAKSFETTPDGREGFQNIFLKKGYSVYLVDQPRRGRAGRSSVPITINPTPDEQSLFNWFRIGSWPHFFDNVQFKNDEETLTQYFQQVTPNTGSFDEEVVSDSLSALFDRIGEGILLAHSQGAGPAFFTAIKNKNVKALVLYEAGGCSLPFPENTSPTNITMPAYFPIKEIPENDFKKLASIPIVIYYGDNIPKEKSDNPYLEEWRLRVELVKKLEETLKSYNADVNVVILPEIGIYGNTHFPFSDLNNLEIADLLEKYLKEKKLE from the coding sequence ATGAAAAAATTCTTATTAGTGTTTTCAATAATATTATTAAGCATATCATGCAATAATTCTAATGATATGCAAAATAAAATTATTATAGATAAACAAGGAAGTTTTACATTTGGCGGTAAAGTATTATCTGCAAATGGAGAATTTGAAAAAGATACTTTATTTCCAAGTTCAAACGGACAAACATATCATAGCGATCATGGATATGCATTTTATCAAATACCTGTTAATGCTAAAAAGTACCCTATAGTATTTTTACATGGAGGAGGACAATCTGCTAAAAGTTTTGAAACTACTCCAGACGGCAGAGAAGGTTTTCAAAATATTTTCTTAAAAAAAGGATATAGTGTATATTTGGTAGATCAGCCAAGGAGAGGAAGAGCTGGAAGAAGTTCTGTGCCTATAACTATTAATCCTACTCCTGATGAACAGTCTTTATTTAATTGGTTTAGAATAGGTTCTTGGCCTCATTTTTTTGACAATGTGCAATTTAAAAATGATGAAGAGACTTTAACTCAATACTTTCAGCAAGTTACTCCTAATACAGGCAGTTTTGATGAGGAAGTAGTATCTGATAGTTTGTCTGCATTATTTGATAGAATAGGAGAAGGAATTTTACTAGCACATTCTCAAGGAGCTGGTCCTGCATTCTTTACAGCAATAAAAAATAAAAATGTTAAGGCATTAGTATTGTATGAGGCAGGCGGATGCAGTTTGCCTTTTCCTGAAAATACTTCACCTACTAATATTACTATGCCTGCATATTTTCCTATAAAAGAAATTCCTGAAAATGATTTCAAAAAATTAGCAAGCATACCTATAGTAATTTATTATGGAGATAATATACCAAAAGAAAAATCTGATAATCCTTATTTGGAAGAATGGAGATTAAGAGTTGAATTAGTAAAAAAATTGGAAGAAACTTTAAAATCTTATAATGCTGATGTTAATGTTGTAATTCTTCCAGAAATTGGAATATATGGAAATACTCATTTTCCTTTTTCAGATTTAAATAACTTAGAAATAGCAGACTTACTTGAAAAATACTTAAAAGAAAAAAAATTAGAATAA
- a CDS encoding aldo/keto reductase, whose protein sequence is MKYVKLNNGLEMPILGFGVYQIQDYNECKKAVLNAIETGYRLIDTAASYKNEKAVGDAIKESGINRKELFITTKLWIQKNGYEDTKKAFNNSLEKLQLDYLDLYLIHQPFGDYYGEWRCMEELYKNGKIKAIGVCNFFADRLVDLIMHNEIVPAVNQVEVNPFYQKNDYQTIMNEYNVQMQSWAPFAEGRNNMFTNEVLSSIAKKYNKSIAQIILNWLVKRNIVVIPKTVRKERMEENFNIFDFELDESDIKLISSIDKNESSFFSHQDYKMVKLLSERVLE, encoded by the coding sequence ATGAAATACGTAAAATTAAATAATGGTTTGGAAATGCCTATTTTAGGTTTTGGAGTTTATCAAATTCAAGATTATAATGAATGTAAAAAAGCAGTATTAAATGCCATTGAAACAGGATACAGATTAATAGACACAGCAGCCTCATATAAAAATGAAAAAGCTGTTGGAGATGCCATAAAAGAAAGCGGTATAAACAGAAAAGAATTATTTATAACAACAAAATTATGGATACAAAAAAACGGTTATGAAGATACTAAAAAAGCATTTAATAATTCTCTTGAAAAACTTCAATTAGATTATTTGGATTTATATTTAATACATCAGCCTTTCGGTGATTATTACGGAGAATGGAGATGTATGGAAGAGTTATACAAAAACGGAAAAATTAAAGCTATTGGAGTATGTAATTTCTTTGCTGACAGATTGGTTGATTTAATAATGCATAATGAGATAGTACCTGCTGTAAATCAAGTAGAAGTAAATCCATTTTATCAAAAAAATGATTATCAAACTATTATGAATGAATATAATGTACAAATGCAGTCTTGGGCTCCTTTTGCTGAAGGAAGAAATAATATGTTTACTAATGAAGTATTATCAAGCATAGCTAAAAAATATAATAAATCTATAGCTCAAATAATTTTAAATTGGCTTGTAAAAAGAAATATAGTAGTAATACCTAAAACTGTTAGAAAAGAAAGAATGGAAGAAAACTTTAATATTTTTGATTTTGAATTAGATGAGAGTGATATAAAATTAATTTCATCTATTGATAAAAATGAAAGTTCTTTTTTCTCTCATCAAGATTATAAAATGGTAAAACTTTTATCAGAAAGGGTTCTTGAATAA
- a CDS encoding SDR family oxidoreductase, whose product MKKDVFVLAGAGSIGIAIARRVGIGKHIVLADFNIENAERESQILYNAGFETSVFEADISSRESILKLIDFSKGLGKIKYFVNAAGVSPSQASIKDILKVDLYGTAVLLEEFGKVIEEGGSGVIISSQSGYRLGSLTDEENRILATTPTEQLLSLPILEKASDTLKAYQLSKRCNCLRVMYESGNWGKRGARLNSISPGIIITPLANDELNGPRGAMYKRMLELCPSKRAGTPDDVANVAELLMTDRGSFISGSDFLMDGGVTASWWYGELSEGK is encoded by the coding sequence ATGAAAAAAGATGTTTTTGTTTTAGCAGGGGCAGGCTCCATTGGAATAGCCATAGCAAGAAGAGTTGGAATTGGAAAGCATATCGTACTTGCTGATTTTAATATAGAAAATGCTGAAAGAGAATCACAAATATTATATAATGCAGGGTTTGAAACTTCTGTATTTGAAGCTGATATTTCTTCAAGAGAATCAATTTTAAAACTTATAGATTTTTCAAAAGGCTTGGGAAAAATAAAATATTTTGTTAATGCTGCAGGCGTTTCACCATCTCAGGCGTCTATTAAAGATATTTTAAAAGTTGATTTATATGGAACAGCGGTGCTTCTTGAAGAGTTCGGCAAGGTGATAGAAGAGGGAGGAAGCGGAGTAATAATATCTTCACAGTCTGGTTATCGTTTGGGCTCTCTCACAGATGAAGAAAATAGAATACTTGCTACCACTCCAACAGAACAATTATTATCTTTGCCAATACTTGAAAAAGCTTCAGACACATTAAAAGCCTATCAGTTATCAAAAAGATGCAACTGTCTTAGGGTGATGTATGAATCTGGAAATTGGGGCAAGAGGGGAGCAAGATTAAACTCAATAAGCCCTGGCATAATAATAACACCATTAGCGAACGATGAATTAAACGGACCAAGGGGAGCGATGTATAAAAGAATGCTTGAGCTTTGTCCTTCTAAAAGGGCAGGCACTCCGGACGATGTTGCTAATGTTGCTGAATTATTAATGACAGATAGAGGCTCATTTATTTCTGGAAGCGATTTTCTTATGGACGGAGGCGTAACAGCATCTTGGTGGTATGGAGAATTATCAGAGGGTAAATAA
- a CDS encoding flavodoxin: MNVFIKKIVFILLSIIMLSCGNDTQKKDYIVDSLESSQNVNALNINGTQNKILIAYFTWSDNTVVENPDSIDIDAETSASVLSPGNAELIANWIAEKTGGDLFSIKTQNKYSSDYDECLNQARKERDNNERPALVGRVNNIDDYDVIFLGFPNWWYTCPMAVFTFVESYDLSGKTIIPFCTHGTGGLSRTIRDLKKLLPENCEVLEAIGVYRPGVKNSRNKVLDWLRKLGY; the protein is encoded by the coding sequence ATGAATGTGTTTATAAAAAAAATAGTGTTTATTCTTTTATCAATAATTATGTTATCTTGCGGTAACGATACTCAAAAAAAAGATTATATAGTTGATAGTTTAGAAAGTTCACAAAACGTTAATGCTCTAAATATTAACGGCACTCAAAACAAAATATTAATAGCATATTTCACATGGTCAGACAACACAGTAGTAGAAAATCCTGATTCTATTGACATAGATGCTGAAACTTCTGCAAGCGTGTTATCGCCAGGTAATGCTGAGTTAATTGCTAATTGGATAGCGGAAAAGACAGGAGGAGATTTATTTAGCATAAAGACACAAAACAAATATTCAAGCGATTATGATGAATGTTTGAACCAGGCAAGAAAAGAAAGAGATAATAATGAAAGACCAGCATTAGTAGGCAGAGTGAACAACATCGATGATTATGATGTTATATTTTTAGGCTTTCCAAACTGGTGGTATACATGCCCAATGGCAGTTTTTACATTTGTTGAAAGCTATGATTTATCAGGCAAAACAATAATACCATTTTGCACACATGGCACAGGAGGACTTTCAAGAACAATAAGAGATTTAAAAAAATTACTTCCAGAAAATTGCGAAGTGTTAGAGGCTATAGGGGTGTATAGACCAGGAGTAAAGAACTCAAGGAATAAAGTTTTGGATTGGCTAAGGAAGCTTGGCTATTAA
- a CDS encoding DUF4405 domain-containing protein: protein MKKIIKITVDIIMTLLFFVLMAYHFTGDAVHEYLGFMLFIFFILHHILNFNWYKNIYKGKYNFNRILNTFINTMLFLCMAGLMISGILFSQRVLGFLNIHNSGMFTRRLHMISNSWAFVFMSAHLGMHWGMFINRKFIKKQISIIIALFVSIYGVVSFIKRGLYNKMFLLVEFAFFDYEEPVIFFFMDYVSIMVLFIFITSLMQTLNSKLK, encoded by the coding sequence ATGAAAAAAATAATTAAAATTACAGTAGACATAATAATGACGCTGCTCTTCTTTGTTTTAATGGCATATCACTTTACAGGTGATGCCGTGCATGAATATTTGGGCTTTATGCTTTTTATATTCTTTATACTTCATCATATACTCAATTTCAATTGGTATAAAAATATTTATAAAGGCAAATACAATTTTAACAGAATATTAAACACTTTTATTAACACTATGCTTTTTTTGTGTATGGCGGGACTCATGATTAGCGGAATACTATTTTCTCAAAGAGTCTTAGGTTTTCTTAATATTCACAATAGCGGAATGTTTACAAGACGCCTTCATATGATTTCAAACTCTTGGGCTTTTGTATTTATGTCGGCACATTTGGGAATGCATTGGGGTATGTTTATAAATAGAAAGTTTATTAAAAAACAAATATCTATAATAATAGCTTTATTTGTTTCCATATATGGAGTTGTTTCGTTTATTAAAAGAGGATTATATAATAAAATGTTTCTGCTTGTGGAGTTTGCTTTTTTTGATTATGAAGAGCCTGTGATATTTTTCTTTATGGATTATGTGTCTATTATGGTGCTTTTTATATTTATTACTTCTCTTATGCAAACATTAAATAGTAAATTAAAATAA
- the recA gene encoding recombinase RecA: MATKKKETTEIKKDGKSEAIEAITDQINKKYGPGSFMRLGSNKTVNVDVISTGALTLDHALGVGGIPRGRIIEIYGHEASGKTTLTLHIIAEAQKAGGYAAFIDAEHALDPVYASALGVDIDNLYISQPNSGEEALEILEKVVSSTAFDIVVVDSVAALVSKAELAGDIGDAHIALQARLMSHALRKLTAIISNTNTAVIFINQLRQNIATTGYGAGPTETTTGGKALKFYSSVRLDIRRTEWIKKGDDTIGHKVKIKVVKNKLSSPFKVVNLEIIFGKGISSEGLLIDLAMEAKIITRSGAWFYYNGEQIAQGKEKVRELLAADPKMRMELEIQIREALNMGGVDKVKEKLEEYLENKNPAKENEKEEKKEEEKASKKADDTDLLMSAEEAYNE; this comes from the coding sequence ATGGCTACTAAGAAGAAAGAAACTACTGAAATAAAAAAAGACGGTAAAAGTGAGGCTATAGAAGCTATTACCGACCAGATAAATAAAAAATACGGTCCTGGCTCTTTTATGAGACTTGGAAGCAATAAAACAGTTAATGTTGATGTTATTTCTACTGGGGCATTAACTTTAGACCACGCTTTAGGAGTGGGAGGAATACCAAGAGGAAGAATCATAGAGATTTACGGGCATGAGGCTTCTGGTAAAACTACACTTACTCTTCACATCATAGCAGAAGCTCAAAAGGCTGGCGGTTATGCTGCTTTTATAGATGCTGAACATGCTCTTGACCCAGTGTATGCGAGTGCTTTGGGGGTTGATATTGACAATTTATATATTTCTCAGCCAAACTCAGGTGAAGAGGCACTTGAAATATTAGAAAAAGTTGTATCTTCTACTGCTTTTGATATTGTTGTTGTGGATTCTGTTGCAGCATTAGTTTCAAAGGCGGAACTTGCTGGGGATATAGGGGACGCTCATATTGCTTTACAGGCTAGACTTATGAGTCATGCTTTGAGAAAACTTACTGCTATAATAAGCAATACTAATACTGCTGTAATATTCATTAACCAATTAAGACAAAATATTGCTACAACTGGTTATGGTGCTGGTCCTACAGAAACTACTACAGGCGGTAAGGCTTTGAAATTCTATTCTTCTGTAAGGCTTGATATTAGAAGAACTGAATGGATTAAAAAAGGCGATGATACTATAGGTCATAAAGTAAAAATAAAAGTTGTTAAAAATAAATTATCTTCACCGTTTAAAGTGGTTAATTTAGAGATAATATTCGGTAAAGGTATATCTTCTGAAGGCCTCTTAATAGATTTAGCAATGGAAGCAAAAATTATCACAAGAAGCGGTGCTTGGTTCTACTACAATGGAGAGCAGATTGCACAGGGTAAAGAGAAGGTGAGAGAATTACTTGCGGCTGACCCTAAAATGCGTATGGAGCTTGAAATACAGATTAGAGAGGCTCTTAATATGGGCGGTGTAGACAAGGTTAAAGAAAAATTAGAAGAGTATCTTGAAAATAAAAATCCTGCTAAAGAAAATGAAAAAGAAGAGAAAAAAGAAGAAGAAAAAGCTTCTAAAAAAGCAGATGATACTGACCTTTTAATGAGTGCCGAAGAGGCTTATAACGAATAA
- a CDS encoding GNAT family N-acetyltransferase, translating into MDLVIRKANIDDVFYISKLHAICWKQSYKDIVSEDFLKKIYLDDWCEEFSEGIKTKTREVHIALLDDNIIGAISCGNNRYNIENYGEIMSLYVHPVYQGSGIGSELLNHCISYMKDNGYKNLCLYVFDKNEEAKRFYLKNGFKDSGKKKILKIDDNNNIEEALYIYDNI; encoded by the coding sequence ATGGATTTGGTTATAAGAAAAGCTAATATAGATGATGTATTTTATATAAGCAAACTTCATGCTATATGTTGGAAGCAATCTTATAAGGATATTGTGTCGGAAGATTTTTTAAAAAAGATATATTTAGATGATTGGTGTGAAGAGTTTTCTGAGGGTATAAAGACAAAGACAAGAGAAGTGCATATTGCTTTATTAGACGATAACATCATAGGTGCTATATCCTGCGGTAACAATAGATACAACATAGAAAACTATGGGGAAATAATGTCTTTATATGTTCACCCAGTTTATCAAGGTTCTGGTATAGGAAGTGAATTATTAAATCATTGTATATCATATATGAAAGATAATGGGTATAAAAACTTATGCCTTTATGTTTTTGATAAAAATGAAGAGGCTAAAAGATTTTATCTAAAAAACGGATTTAAAGATTCGGGCAAAAAAAAGATATTAAAGATAGATGATAATAATAATATAGAAGAAGCATTATATATTTATGATAATATATAA
- a CDS encoding preprotein translocase subunit SecG, which produces MNALLTLGIIVYSIICVLLLLLIIIQGGKAEGLFSSAQANVLGSQRGNALTKATTILSTIFIVGALLISMAISTQKTAFDQATTTPANNVPATQQVPTNNTLPDTNLNTNN; this is translated from the coding sequence ATGAATGCTTTACTAACTTTAGGAATAATCGTTTACTCAATAATCTGTGTACTACTACTTTTACTTATAATAATACAAGGCGGTAAAGCAGAAGGTTTATTTTCTAGTGCTCAAGCAAATGTACTTGGAAGCCAAAGAGGAAATGCTCTAACTAAAGCAACTACTATTTTATCTACAATATTTATCGTAGGAGCTTTACTTATATCTATGGCTATAAGCACTCAAAAAACTGCCTTCGACCAAGCAACTACTACTCCTGCTAATAATGTGCCAGCAACACAGCAAGTGCCTACAAACAATACTTTACCAGACACTAATTTAAATACTAATAATTAA
- the lepB gene encoding signal peptidase I, translated as MNYSYDDRESIKKEKKNALKAILKPFIFIYYRSNNLLYKTIARLILGFIIAFILFGIITLFVRFDKMKSSTMMNTIEPNKMVITSKLRYALEIKPFVSKLTGKTIVFSRPERGDIVFIVDPRSKKENIFKKFISYTVYFFTFGNVNISNTRYLIKRVIGLPNETIEIKNKTVYINGAELNEPWANIGKDNRILESNISSRDNFGPYIIGYNEYFVLSDNRDYAYDSRDFGSIHFSLIDGKVISY; from the coding sequence ATGAACTATTCTTATGATGACAGAGAAAGCATAAAGAAAGAAAAGAAAAATGCATTAAAAGCAATATTAAAGCCTTTTATATTTATATATTATAGAAGCAACAATTTACTATATAAAACCATAGCAAGGCTTATTTTAGGTTTTATTATAGCATTCATACTCTTTGGCATCATTACGCTTTTTGTACGTTTTGATAAGATGAAAAGTTCAACTATGATGAATACTATTGAACCCAACAAAATGGTTATTACTTCAAAATTAAGATATGCACTCGAAATAAAACCTTTCGTATCAAAATTAACAGGAAAAACCATAGTATTCTCAAGACCTGAGAGGGGCGACATAGTTTTTATTGTTGACCCAAGAAGCAAAAAAGAAAATATTTTTAAAAAGTTTATATCATATACAGTTTATTTTTTCACTTTTGGAAACGTTAATATATCCAACACAAGATATTTAATAAAAAGAGTAATAGGTCTTCCAAATGAAACCATAGAAATAAAAAACAAAACCGTATACATAAACGGAGCAGAATTAAATGAACCTTGGGCAAATATTGGCAAAGATAATAGAATACTCGAAAGCAATATATCTTCGAGGGATAATTTTGGTCCTTATATTATAGGTTATAATGAATATTTTGTGTTATCAGACAATAGAGATTATGCTTATGACAGCAGAGATTTTGGAAGTATTCATTTCTCACTCATAGACGGCAAGGTTATATCTTATTAA
- the gatC gene encoding Asp-tRNA(Asn)/Glu-tRNA(Gln) amidotransferase subunit GatC: MTTNREELEALLYQTRLKIEDNQKDEMLNRLNKDLAFIEELFDVNVDNIDPLYHVIDLPEYLREDTAGETLQNEVIMDLCRSGEYGYIVVPAVPAALENSEHQAKKSN; this comes from the coding sequence ATGACAACTAACAGAGAAGAATTAGAAGCTCTTTTATATCAAACTAGATTAAAAATAGAAGATAATCAAAAAGACGAAATGTTAAATAGATTAAATAAAGATTTAGCTTTTATAGAAGAACTATTTGATGTAAATGTTGATAATATAGACCCTTTATATCATGTTATTGATTTGCCTGAATATTTGAGAGAAGATACAGCTGGTGAAACTTTACAAAACGAAGTGATAATGGATTTATGCAGAAGTGGTGAATATGGCTATATAGTAGTTCCTGCTGTACCTGCTGCTTTAGAAAACAGCGAACACCAAGCTAAAAAATCTAATTAA
- the proB gene encoding glutamate 5-kinase — MKNIDLNNIKRIVFKFGTNVLRNDEGYISLARIYSFIEAIAKYKKMGKEVLVVTSGAVGLGAKKINATDLTEVSLKQACAAIGQSQLMSIYEDGFSKFDIVTAQILLTEEDFSNRRRYLNLRSTLDTLLKYNVVPIINENDTVSSDELKLLYDVTQISFSDNDKLSALVASELDADLLIILSDINGLYDDNPKTNPNANFIHEVFEVTKEIESLGLDASKGGRGGMKTKLQAAKIVTRSGCALIIANGKTPNVLNNIFTTKEKTIFYPVEENNELNTKKRWIAYATTIIGKLVVNAGAKKAIIEKDSSLLPIGVIKVVNNFKKGDIVSIIDEEGEEFARGIINYNSEDTIKIIGKHSDSILEILGYKNYDALITRDYIVLL; from the coding sequence ATGAAAAACATAGATTTAAACAACATAAAAAGAATAGTTTTCAAATTTGGAACTAATGTATTAAGAAATGATGAGGGATATATTTCTTTAGCTAGAATATATTCTTTTATAGAGGCTATAGCTAAATATAAAAAAATGGGCAAAGAAGTTTTGGTTGTTACATCAGGAGCTGTTGGGTTGGGAGCGAAAAAAATTAATGCAACAGACTTAACTGAAGTATCTCTAAAACAAGCATGTGCGGCAATTGGTCAATCTCAGCTTATGTCTATTTATGAAGATGGATTTTCAAAGTTTGATATTGTTACAGCACAGATTTTGCTTACAGAAGAAGACTTTTCAAACAGAAGAAGATATTTAAACCTTCGCTCTACATTAGACACATTATTAAAATATAATGTAGTGCCTATAATAAATGAAAATGATACTGTTTCAAGCGATGAGCTTAAATTATTATACGATGTTACTCAAATAAGTTTTTCTGATAATGATAAACTCTCTGCTTTGGTTGCAAGCGAACTTGATGCTGATTTACTTATAATACTTTCTGACATCAACGGTCTTTATGATGATAACCCTAAAACTAATCCAAATGCTAATTTTATACATGAAGTTTTTGAAGTTACAAAAGAAATAGAAAGCTTAGGTCTTGATGCTTCTAAAGGCGGAAGAGGCGGAATGAAAACAAAATTGCAGGCTGCTAAAATTGTTACAAGGTCAGGCTGTGCTTTGATTATTGCTAATGGAAAAACTCCAAATGTCTTAAATAATATATTTACTACAAAAGAAAAAACCATATTCTACCCCGTAGAAGAAAACAATGAACTCAACACAAAAAAAAGATGGATTGCTTATGCTACCACTATTATAGGAAAGCTTGTTGTAAATGCTGGTGCTAAAAAGGCTATTATAGAGAAAGATTCCAGTCTTCTTCCTATTGGTGTAATAAAGGTTGTAAACAATTTTAAGAAAGGCGACATTGTAAGTATTATAGATGAAGAGGGCGAAGAGTTTGCAAGAGGTATTATTAATTACAACTCTGAAGATACAATCAAGATAATAGGCAAGCATTCTGATTCTATATTAGAGATATTAGGCTACAAGAATTATGATGCTTTAATAACAAGGGACTACATAGTGTTGTTATGA
- the rsxE gene encoding electron transport complex subunit RsxE, giving the protein MKNSQVFIDGVWKNNPTFVQILGMCPSLAVTNSVMNAIGMSVATIFVLVCSSALISIVKKIYANEVRIMGYIVVIAAFVTLTDIVMKAKFYTLSLALGPYIPLIVVNCIILGRAEAFANKNGVIPSIFDALGNGVGFFMALLLLGSIREILGNGTWLGFDLVGTVRGFVESAMPFALNAYNEITTPWIVMILAPGAFFTLGVLIAIKRTIDAKVR; this is encoded by the coding sequence ATGAAAAATTCTCAAGTATTTATTGATGGAGTATGGAAAAATAATCCTACTTTCGTACAGATTCTTGGAATGTGTCCTAGTTTAGCAGTAACAAATAGTGTTATGAATGCCATTGGTATGTCTGTGGCTACTATATTTGTACTTGTTTGTTCATCAGCTTTGATTTCTATAGTAAAAAAGATTTATGCTAATGAAGTAAGAATTATGGGATACATTGTAGTAATAGCAGCTTTTGTAACTTTAACTGATATAGTTATGAAGGCTAAGTTTTATACTTTATCATTGGCATTAGGACCATATATACCGCTTATTGTTGTAAACTGTATAATATTAGGAAGGGCAGAGGCTTTTGCTAATAAGAATGGTGTTATACCAAGTATTTTTGATGCTTTAGGTAATGGTGTAGGTTTCTTTATGGCTTTATTATTATTAGGTTCTATCAGAGAGATTTTAGGTAATGGTACTTGGCTTGGATTTGATTTAGTCGGCACTGTAAGAGGTTTTGTTGAATCTGCTATGCCTTTTGCTTTGAATGCATACAATGAAATTACTACTCCTTGGATTGTTATGATATTAGCTCCGGGCGCTTTCTTTACTTTGGGAGTATTAATAGCTATCAAAAGAACTATAGATGCTAAAGTGAGGTAA